The following nucleotide sequence is from Apodemus sylvaticus chromosome 2, mApoSyl1.1, whole genome shotgun sequence.
TACAAAGAGGGTCCCGTAGTCACTGCGCACCTGGGTGGCCCGTGCCTGGCAGCTGCTGGTGGTGGAGTAGTTCTGGATGCCAATCTGAGGGTGGGGGTATGAGACCAGGCATCAGGAAAGTCCTGAGAGCTAGCATTCCAAGGGTGAGTTAGAGCCCCTGACAGCCCTGGGACTTGGACCTGTGCTGAGGGGCATACCGTTCAGTCCCTATTGGTTCATCCAAGAATACTTCCAAGCCTCTCCCAGTGGCCACCTTCTTGGGCCCCCTCCCTGCCTCAGTGTTTCAGCACCAACCCAGCTTTGAATACACCAGCTCTGGCCTTGCAGAGCACTGAGACATGACAGTCATGGCCCAAATAGATGGAGCCCCACACCTGTCGCCATCAATTTCACAAAGCAACAAGGCATCTGGGAGACTCAGGTTCACCACACAAAGTCAGAACCCTAAAACAAGCTTCCTCTAAAGAGGAAGAGGGGTCAGGTAATATCACTCTGGCCATCCATGGCTGGCCCAGCATCACGGGCCTCGGTGGGGGTGCCGACTGCAGCCCACAGCTGGGGTCTCCagcttcttccctttccctgggGTAAGGTCACAGGTGGCATGTGCCTCCTCCCTACTGTGGGCTGCTCTGGCTGGCTTGGCTTCTCTCCCAGTGGGAAAGCTCCCTGCAGGTGAAGGGAGGAGCCGAGGAAGGTGAGTGCTCTCAGTGAGCTGGAGCAGGGGCTAGGCTCCCGGCTCTTCCCTGCACTGTGTTCCTGAGCCCAGACTTGGAGATCATGAAGAACCTAGAGGCTCAAAGCTGGAGGTCCACAGCTCCATGACAAGAGATCTGGGAGTCAGCTCGGTGGCTTCCCATCCGCAGGCATGGTCCTTGCTACCTGGGTGTACTCAAGCAAGGCCCCTGATAGCTCTGGGTCTGACCTCCAGCCTCCTGTTCTGGAGCCCAGCAGGGGCCAGAAGACCACATGTGCTCAGGGCCACCTCTAACTATGGAGGGCTGTCTCAAGTTCCTGACATCCCCCACACCTCAGGTTCCCCTGGAGAAGCTCTGGTAGGGCCAGGGCCTGCCTTGTTGCCCCTCCACCATGTTCTTCATGACAGTTAGTCACAATCCCACTGAAGTCCCTCTTCCATGGCTGCTCCCTCACCGTGGCCTGGGAGTGTGCAGTCCTTTTGCTCGGGTGGTAACCTGCACAGCCTCTTTGTGTCTGGGGATGGCCAGAGCCCTGACACACACCCCTGTCCTGGAACAGGCTGTAAGTTCTTCCAGGCACTTTGAGAGTCAAGGGTGGTAGAGGCTGCTGCAGTGGCTGCCAGGTCATGTCACACTACACACTTACCTCCTCCAGACTCCTGCGGATGCCACTGAGCATGGAAAGGACATCTTGAGTGGGTACCACCCCTGGAGGAAAAATGCCATCATCACCACAGCACCCTGGGGTGGCTCCACACCACCCAACCCTTCTATGACAGGCTGCCTGAGCTCCTCTGCTGCCCTTCTGTTTCTAATCACAGGGAACCTCAGGGCCTTGTATGTCCCCTGCTGACCTGCTCCCCATTGAGTTGGTCCCCTGGGAACTACATGAAGGGCATGATGCTAGAAGTCCCCTCTGCAGCCCAAGGGTCCTGCTTTCATAGTGTGCGATGCCCATACCCGTCTCCTCATCCCCCCAGAGCCCTGCACTAGCACACCCGTCGGGTTTCCAAGCTTCGCAGCCCCCTCCATTCTTTCCTGAGGCTCCCACGCGGGCTGTGGCCTGTGGCGGGCCGCCTCCATCCGCTCACCCTGCTCTCCCACAAGCGTCATCAGCAGGTGCTGCTCTTTCTCACTCGGCTTGCTCAGAGAGATATGCCAGTCCCCACGGTGGCCACTGCGGTGGCGGGGCAGCACCTCCTCCACCAGGGCCAGGAGCCGTAGTCCCCGGTGCCGCCGAAACACTTCCTAGGGGTTCAGAGGAGCCAAGCTCAAGGATGGATGGTAGCTCTCATCTCAGGTCCCAAAGGCCTAGACGGCCCTCTGGCTAGCCTGGGGGGATCGGGGCCAGCAGAGAGCAGGGCACAGGCAGATACAGCCTGTCGGTTCACTTCCATCTCCAAGTACCATGTTAAAGGCGTGAGCCAGCCCCAAAGCCAGTCAGGGAGAGGGGACGTGGACCTGTCCACTGACGAGGACAACCCCTTATCATGGGGTCGCCATCGTACCCAGGGCAAGTGTCCAGTGCTGGAAAAGACAGCAGGCTCCTCTGCTGGTCATTCCACCATGGCTGTCACTGAGCCTCGGGAGAGATGCTAGTGCCTTTACAGCAGGGACTTGAAAAAGCCCATAGAGATGACTCCGAGTGCCCTGGGAACTGGCCAGGGgagcggggtggggtgggtgaggtAGCTGCTTTCCCCTCGGACTTTGCCTCACTGTTTAGATGATCATGCCAAGTATAATTACAGAATGTAACATGGAAACAGCCCAGCCCTCCACAGGAACTCACTCGGTGTGGCAGAGAGGCCGGGCTGCCGCCTCCAGGCTCATGCCTGCTGTTTGTGAGAGCCTCTCCTTTTGCCCTTGGCTCCTTGTCAGTAGCTTCTCCCTCTTGCATATGAAAAACGTTGTCCCCATTCCTCTAGCTTCCAAGAGTCCCAATTAGACACCTCTCCCACAGGCTCAGTTCTCCAGGGTGTTGTGGAGTCACAGACATGCCAGCAGGCCACTGTGGGTGCAAGCCCAGTGCCTTCCTTGTGACACCCAAGGCAGAGATGAACTGCTATTCTTATTGGGTTCCTACCTAGGATAAGGATCTATGGCTTGGTGGTTGTGCCAACCTGAAATCCACCAAGCTGACTCACGGCAGGCTTGTTCCTTGTGACCACAGCAAATGCCAGGTGCAGCTCAGGCCTAGACTCTGTCTAGCTTCCTGGTCAGCAGTTCTGCCCCAAGCAATCAAGTCCCATGGTCAGTGTTGTTACTAACGTGAGGGCAGGACAGACTTCTACCAGCTGCTACTCTGCGGCATGTCTGACACCCTTTACTGTGTGGGGAACTCGCCCAGACTCAGAGTTAGCTAGACGGGGAAAGCACTGGCTTTGGAACTATATGCAATGCACCAGGGTTCAAATCCTGTCATCTCTTAGCTCTGGCCTCCAGCAAcattctgagcctcagtttacccatctGAGATGTAGGCGACCTCACACCTCACTCAAGCACAGACTCTGGAACAGTAGCTGTTCTTCAGGGTCAGGTAATCCAGCTCTCTGCACCCCCTGGCGGCCACCTTGTTCCAGGTAGAGGATGGGACCCTTCATCTCTGGGGCAAAGATTCTCCTGGCTTCTAGACTCCAAGGTCAGCTCGGCATTCGCTACTTTGTcattctgtgtctgtgcctgctactctctgctggcttccttcctgcctcctatGTCCTAAATAGAAAACGGGAGACGCTGGCTAGCCTGCACTACTCTTGCAGATCTCAAGTCCAAAGTTGTAAAACTGCAGCTGCATCTTGTAAAGCCATCTCTGGGAGCAGTGGCACACTCCTCCCTATTTTGTTGTCTGAAGACAAGGCCTCTGTGTGGCCCACCGCCTTCAGACAGGTCAGAACGGAAACAGTGGACTGCTGGATGAGAGGCAGCAAGTCATGCAGTGCTTGGGGAACGATACACCAAGAGCACACTCTGCCTGGAGAAGATGGAAGctcttttctgttttatcttcTACCCCCACACCTCATGCTGGGAATGAACCCAAGACTGCTGTGCAGCACCACAGAGCCACACCCTAGCTCTGGGAGTTcacattttcaagagaaaaacagTGCCTGTGACCATGAAGATGTCTAGCACAATTCTATGTGGGGCTATTAGTCCTGACCCCAGAGTTACTGAGTACCCGTGTTCATGCAAGCACATTAATTATACAGACACACCCAACCTCTGCCCTGACTTGGCTTCCAGAACATGGACAGCTCTTCATACTTCTAGTAGAAGAGTCTAGTCACCCCAGGAGGAAGGACCTAACGTCAGGAGCCACAGTCATGTGGCTAGCTTTAACTGTCAGCTTGGCATAGCCTGGGGCATCTGAGAGGAGGAGCCTCAGTCGAGGAACTGCCTAGAACAGTTGGTCTACagacatgcctgtgagggattatcttatGAATTGATGCGTGAGGGTCCAGCCGCTGTGGCTGGCACCTTTCCTGGGCAGATGTTCCTGGGCTGTATAAAAACACTAAGTGTGAGCCCGAGGGCAGCTGGCAGGCAGTGTTCGTTCATGGGTTCTGCTTTACATCATGCCCTGATTTCCCCCAGTGACAGCCCATGAccggaagtgtaagccaaatggctgttcttcctcaagttgctttctgCCAGAGGACACCATCTCAATCACCTGGAGGCTCAGACATGGTTGCCTTGTGATTGACGGCCTAGCACATGACCTATATAAGTCTATGAGTATCTCAGTCGGTcagtctcattctctctctctctctctctctctctctcacacacacacacacacacacacacagagagagagagagagagagagagagagagagagagagagagagagagagagctttcccATTAGCCTTTTGATGTCTCTTTAGAGAGCTATGAACTAACACAGTTGTCTCTTCTAAAAAGCCTAAGATGATAAAAAAGCAACTaggatggggtggggacatcctttgTGGATAGCATCTGTGTGACCCAACCTGGCTCTGAACCCTGATTGCTGCCTCAGCTGCCACCatgttgggattgcaggcacaTGTCACTACGCCCCAGCATGAAAACATTAAACGTTATTGTTGGGCAGCAATGGTGCTGACTTCTTCCAGTACTTGAAGGTGGGTGTGGGAGGTTTGAATGAACCCAGAAATTCCAAGCCGTCTGGCCAATATAGGAAGATTCTTTCTCAACAAAACCCTAAGGACAAAAAGAATAGGTCTCAATCATCAGAGTTGCATGTGGCACACAGGAACAAGAGTTCCTTTAAATGGAAATGGGggtgcagctcagttggtaaagcgcTTCCCTAGCACGACAAGACCCTGAGTCTCATCCTTGACACTGGATAAAACCAGGCCTGAGATCCCagtaccagggaggcagaggcaggaggttctggAGTTCAAAATCATCCTAAGCTACAAACTGTGTTTGAGGTCGGCCTGggatcaaaagaaaacaaaatacaaaactacAGAAAGCAAGGAGGGAAGAGTCCTAGAGTCTTTTTGGTTTTCcctgaggggggtgggggtgctgctTCAGCCCTGGCTGGGCTGGCTTCTCTTGGCAAGCCCCTCCCCTCTGTGGCACCTCCCTCTGCGGTCTCAGCACTCACACAGTCTATGTTCTCTGTCATGTTCAGGATGATGTAGCTCTTCCCAGCCAGGTTGCTCCAATCCTTGCAGATCACCTGTGCAGGAGAAAGCAAACAGGGCACACAGGCCTTAGGGGAGACCGCTGCAGAGCCTGCGGTCCGGGGAGCTGCGGGCAACCACATCCTCCTGAGCTGCCATGTCAGGGTCCCCACCCTGTGTGCAGAAGGCTAAACAGTGTCACACAGGAAGAGAGGCTTGGCTCGTCCTGAGGCTTTGCCTTGGCCCTGTGCACTCGTGAataccccttccctccctccagcgCCCTGTGTGTACAAACAATGACGTGGGCACACGGGTGTTGACCACACTGCTGCTGACACCCTGAGGACCCAGGGGACAGCAGGTATTCAGACACCAAGGGCAGTTTGCACCTGGCTTACCTGAGTAGAGTCCCACGGTGTTAGTGAGTGGGCTTCAGCTGCCCGACTCTCCAGGGGCTGCTCACTGAGACCTTCTTGTCCCCAGGTAGCAGAGGAAGGGGTTGACTCTGTGTCTTGGGGTCCGGGTGGGAAAGAGTCTGGGGTTCTGGGGTAAAAGGGACCCTCACTGGggacctcagtcccacttggaggCACTGTTTGTGGGAGTGATGAGAATGGCAGTGCCCCCTGCTGGCCATCGAAGTCAGCTGCTCCCACTGTGGCCTCCTCACCAGCTCCCTGGGGAACCTCAGACTGAACTCCCAGCCCCCCAGTTGGCCACTCAGTGCCCCCAGACTCCTGGCTATAGTTCTGAACCCCCGGGGCCACTGTACTTGGGGTGACTGAGGGCACTGACAAGGTGGGTTTCACACTGCTCTCCACCTCCATGCCTGATGTGGCCTGGTCTccagaatcctcctgcctgtgtctGGTGGCCCCAGGACTctggctggtgctgctggtgctgctggtgctgggtGAAGGGGCGTGGGCCTGTGTGGTGGCTCCTGGGGACCCGCTCACAGGtagcagctcctcctcctcctctgcttcttccttctccctctcctcttcttccctttcctcttcctcctcttcttcctcctcttcctcctcttcctcctcctcctcctccagaggcATATTCCAGGGAGGTTCAGCAAGAGCCATCTTGGGCAGGATGGAGGGCAGGTTTGGCAAGTCTGAAGCCTGGCCTGGCTCTTCCATGGACGCCACCTTCTCAGTCAGGTCTGGGAAGACGTAGTCTAGGGAAAGATGGAGAGCTAACTGACAGGTTTTGCCAGCCATGGGTGGGGTGACGCTGACTGAGCGGTCTTTATGAATATGAGAGAAGAGTTGTGTCACCACGCAGTAGAAGGATAGAGGGGTGCCTGGCGGTTGGCAGTGCCGGGGAAGGGTGGGAAGTAAGCCAGGGAGGAGATTGAAGCCCGCCCACACGGACACAGGGAGCTAGCTGGCCATTCATATTTGCTCTTatggtaataaaaaaaaagagagagagagagaaatttagggcctggagaggtggcctGGTGTTAAGAGCAAGGGTTCCATTCCCAGATCTCATAGCTGCTCACAACCAGTTCCAGATGCtccacaccctcctctggccaTCAGAGGTACTACAGGCAAAAATactcatacaaaataaaaataaaacataaaatctcCCAAACAAAATGAGACTAAAGGAGACAGATTACAATACAGTATTAGTTACCTTTATCATTGCTGTGACCAGGAACTTGACCAGCAGAAACTGAAAGATttgttttgactcacagtttgaggggataCAGACCACAACGGCAAGGGGGCATGGGAGGGAGGAGCTCCATGGTAACAGAAGCTGGACTCGGCAGCTTGTTTATGTCTTtgtggaccaggaagcagagaggaagcaggaagcttGCCACTCAACCACAAGGACAATGATtgaatttctagcacccacataaagacAGGTGTGAGGCTGAAGACGCAGCTTAAAAACTAAGAGCCCCTGTCGCTCTGCCAGAATACcgcagttcagttcccaacacccaagtCAGATGGCTTACAACTGCCTCCAAGACAAGTTCAAAAAacatcgccctcttctggcctctatgggtactgcacacatgtggcacacatacatacatacatacttaaatatatattttgtcttgtggtttttcgagacagggtttttttttttttttaataatcctggctgtcctagaactcactctgtagaccaggctggcctcaaactcagaaatccacttgcctctgcctcccaagtgctgggattaaaggcacgtgccaccactgcccagctaaaataatttttaaggccAGTTCTGATAATGTACATCAGTAATCCCAGGACTGGGCAAGCAGAGACAGGTCAGGTCCTGGTGCTCATCTGGCCTGGCCACATCAGTGATTCAGAGACCCCACctcaaaagataaaaaggaatAATAACGAGAATGGTTCAGAAAGACAGCCAATTCCAAcatctggcct
It contains:
- the Podxl2 gene encoding podocalyxin-like protein 2; its protein translation is MARPLRAARLPPPLLLLLAAGVSLGACAVGMDEPGPEGLTSTSLLDLLLPTDFEPLDSEEPSEAMGLDAGLAPGSGFPSEDSEESRLLQPPQYFWEEEELNGSSLDLGPTADYVFPDLTEKVASMEEPGQASDLPNLPSILPKMALAEPPWNMPLEEEEEEEEEEEEEEEEEEREEEEREKEEAEEEEELLPVSGSPGATTQAHAPSPSTSSTSSTSQSPGATRHRQEDSGDQATSGMEVESSVKPTLSVPSVTPSTVAPGVQNYSQESGGTEWPTGGLGVQSEVPQGAGEEATVGAADFDGQQGALPFSSLPQTVPPSGTEVPSEGPFYPRTPDSFPPGPQDTESTPSSATWGQEGLSEQPLESRAAEAHSLTPWDSTQVICKDWSNLAGKSYIILNMTENIDCEVFRRHRGLRLLALVEEVLPRHRSGHRGDWHISLSKPSEKEQHLLMTLVGEQGVVPTQDVLSMLSGIRRSLEEIGIQNYSTTSSCQARATQVRSDYGTLFVVLVIIGVICFIIIVLGLLYNCWQRRMPKLKHVSHGEELRFVENGCHDNPTLDVASDSQSEMQEKQPSLNGGAINGPSSWSALMGSKRDPEDSDVFEEDTHL